The sequence TTTTGGAAACATTAAAAAGCCACCTgacatcatttgtgttttctgactATTTAACCTGATGTGTGATGGTCTTTTTCAAGATGTTGAACTTGAAACCAAGCCCGAGTTACTTTGTTCCTTAAAGGCTACCCTCAAAACGTTACCGgctgatcttgatgaaatttttaggaaatgttgggaatattaccaggaacagattattaaattatcgttatgattcagaagagatcctggagtgagtgagtgagtccCGTATCGGGTCCGGGGTGACAGCGTTCTCCTTTGGTGGAGGTTCCATGCATGCTGGGTCAACCACTCCAGCGCCCTATCAAAGCTCAACATAACGGTTAACTCCTCTTCCCGGACTCTGAGTCAGTGGACGTTGCTGGGTTAAGATTGAGGCACCGGCACCGTTTTTGAGCCACTTAAAGCACTGGCAGTAATGGATATAGTTTTTTCTGTTCTAATGGGATAAAAAGCTTTACACAAACTGAGTTTTCACATGATTTAGGAGAAAATGTGAAGGGAGAGATAAATACAATATGAGTAGGCGGCTAATATAATAAGGTCGCCTGTTGAGTCGGGCGGGCCTTGCGTGGTTATGCATGTGGTGTGTGAACCGGGTACTTGGAGGATCGATTCTGCAAGTGGGCTGTTTTAAAAGATATCTGTGGCTTCCGCTCAGGGCGCTGGCATGATGTCACACCCACGGGTCTAGCGAAATATTGTCTGATACTGCTCACTGGAAATGGTTGTGGCTTTCTGCTTTCACCTTTTGCTTAATGTATTTTTTAGACTTTAGTTCAATAAATATCAGTgtattcttaaaataaaatgcagttatGTTAAAGGTATTTAAATCTGTCTTAGGAGAagctatatttaaaaaaaaaagtaaactaaacatgaaattaaaatgtgtatcTTCCTTCCACGTCTGTTACAAGACGCGTTATTTGTTCTTGTTgatcatttttaacatttgtttcAATATGCTAAATCTTGTGACATGTTTTAGCCCAAATCAGCAATTCCTAGTCATGTTGAAAAGACAGACATGTGTTTTTGGCTAACACATTTCCGGTtgctgcagcaaaaaaaaaagagtcgtCAGAGAAACAGGAAAGTTTAGAAATGAATGTCCGACACGCCCAACAGCTCTGCTTATTTCCTACTGAACTTTGTTCCACAGCAGTTATCTGATGCTCAGCAGCCCAACCTTTACATGTCTAACTCCATGGAAAATGTGGATAATCAATATCTTCAGTGCAATATGTAAGTTTTTAGTTCTATGAGATTACAGTCTGTTAATTTTTCAATGTAcaaagaatttttttttttgtttgtttgtttttttacatgtgtgtgACACTCACTAATTGCTCATGTCTAATTTGATTTTCCAGATTTCACTGCTGTGTGTGCTGCACAGGATCCCAAAAGTGGTAAGGAAGTTTTTCAAAAACATGAAACTGGTGtttaaaaaacagtttaaagctaacacataatatttttttttagattgaaaGCTCTTGGATTAAACAACTTTCACAAAAGTGTGAATCGTTCATCTAATGGCATCACATTTTTTAACTCTCAATGATGTAACAGACCACAACAATGTTTACGAAGTAGAATAGGGAACACAAAGTATTTTGTTATCACAAGACTGCCACTTCCTTCAAATTGATGCCTACTGGCGGAAGATCGTACTTCACTTCTCTGTTCAGGCTTCATGGCAATGTTTTCTAAGCTGCAGCGTAGCTGGTGGTGCGTCATCCAATATAACAAGTGGTAGATAGAACACTGCCAAATAAGACACCGGATGGTCCAGCAATGTGTGGAAATTCTGTAACTTTGTTTCTGGAAATGTCTGAGGTGTGTCTGCATTTCATCATCCATCCCTTTTGGCTGTGCAGTAGAATCGCTGTTTGGTATAAAGTCACCCATTTGAACGTTTCATAAAGGACCACAGCAGCTCACATAGGAATTGAActaataattatttcatttattcaaaccCAGATATTGTGTTTTGCTTTAATGTGatattaatacaaaataaaaccagtgAAAAACAGGTAcctgtgtttgtatttgtactTGAAACTTTACTGAAATAGTTTTTCATTGCAGCTGCTGCTTAATGGCTATTTTCTTTGCTATTTGTATTAAATGCTGACAGTTTTAATGTGAACTGTGTTCTCCACCTCTCTTTAGTCACCCCCATATTCACAAGGGTTTCTCCAGCCATTCCTACAACAATGCCAGCAGCAATTCCAACCATTTATGGTGAGATTTTAACCTCAGCTGTGCGGCAGATATGTTGAAATCAAATGCcaatttttttaataattaaagttgatttaaaaccttttttttattattctgctGAAGTTGGGTGGAAGTTATTGCTTCCTGatatcctgtttttttttaccctttgaACTTTGAAAACTTGAACTTAAAGCATTGAATCGCTTTCaaaatcagatttaaaaaatgtaattaattaatattgatAACATCAAATTTGTTGCTTCTGTTTTGACCTTCATCTTGTTTTGTTccattgaagaaaataaaatcaaggcATATCAAAGAATTTAATAACTTCCACGCAAAGTGAATAATATTGAATTGCGGTAATTGTCTTTTTATTACATGAATCTTatcaataatatttatttaataatctTTCAGATCCTCCTGTACCAACTCTGCAGAAACAGTCGATGTATATGGATGTGTTCCCCTCTGAAAAAGTGGAGTTCATCTGCAGCATCACTGGAAGCTCACACTGGACCTTCTCTTGGTCCAGAGACGGACAGGAAGTGCAGGATTCAGACccaaatgtgtctttgtctgcagaGGGATCGATGCTTAAATTGACTGCAGCCACGCCAACGTATTCTGGAAGCTACAACTGTAAAGGTCATCACAAAACAATAAACGTTACCACTCTAGCCAGTAACTCTCTTCAACTCACAGTTTATGGTATGCTTCATTGTTTTCTTGctaccatatttttttttgctgaatatCCAGACATCTTAAAATACAAAGTAATTTTAATGGTGCCTTTATTTTTTGCCTAGAATATATACCAAAACCCACTATGAGCCGGACTTCAAACTTTAACAAGATGTACCCCGGAGAATCCATCACCTTTACATGCATGGTTGCTGTGTCCACTGGATGGGAATATATGTGGTACCATAATGGAAATAGAATTCAAGCAAATCATAGTACATATTCCATACATTCTATAAATCATTCTGCCAGTGGACAGTATCACTGCATAGCTACAAGAGGCGAGTCACCTTTCTACACAGATAAGAGTACGACAGCAATGCTGCAGGTCTCTGGTAAGTCTACTGAGCAGATATTATgataattgtatttaaaaattCAGGTGATGtccttaaaatgtaatttattattgTGTCCTTCTCTGATGCAGCAACTCATGAAAAATGATATTCTTTCTCAATATGTTTTATTCTTGGTGTTGCATCTTTTCAGACCCACCTAAACCTTCCCTGAGGCTGCTGACTCCCTGGACGGATGTGTTTGAAAATGAGACGGTGGGGTTCAGCTGTGACGTTGAAAGCTCTGACTGGACGGTCACCTGGTACCTCGATGAAGTGGAGGTCAGTGAGGATGACAGCCTCATGATTAACCCGGAGGAATCCTCATTGAACATCACCGCGATCACCGAAGCCTATCAAGGCACTTATGTCTGCAGAGCTCAGCTTGAATCTAGGAGCGTTGTGATGCCAAGCAACACACTGGGTATCGCCGTTTATGGTGAGCAGTCATGCCTCACATActtacttgtttttttattgcgaAAGGTTGTTGGGACAATGTTGTTTATGATGGTAGCAGTCAATTagcttttcaaaaaaaaactggaaacaAGTGGAAGCAGCTCAGTTTCCTCATACAAaactatatatatgtatatatatatatattataaatgatATATCTTCTGTTATATTATTCTGTTTTAGAAAATGTACCGAAACCAACAGTGACAGTGGCTCCTGGAATTAACCCGATGTATTTTGGAGAAACAGTGAACTTCACTTGCAATGTTGATGTGGCCTCTGGCTGGACATATCAGTGGTACAAAGATGGAGAGTGGCTCCCTCAGTCCAGCAAAGCCAACAGCGTCCATCTCGGTCCTTCTACAGGGGGGGGTTATGCATGTTCAGCTACCAGAGGTGAAGTAACATCAACTGAGATCAGTGAGGAAATACGCCAAGATGCTATTGGTAGGTCAACTCAGCAAAGTAAATGTATTATAAAAAAGAGTGCGGGATGGTTTAGGTGGGAGGAAATGTAcaattgttttaaaatgtactaaaatgtaaatgacagTTTTGTTCTCACTGAAGCCTGAAAAAAACCTACATGCTGCTCACAAATTCTAGGAAACATTTTGAGAGCATCTCCCTTGCGTTATTTATGggcttttgtgttttgttgttgaaacaggaagctgcggTGTAGCAAAGCACAGAGGGTTGGTTCAGAAGTGTGTAGCCAGTATTTATGTTGCAGTCATGTTTTACTAAAAAAAGGAACTGAACCGACAGCTTTGTGCTTCAATGTAATTTTTATTACTAGTCCCTAAACAATACTTGTTGaataattttgtgttttattataataCGCTCTTCAATCTTGGAATATTATGGTTTGATCAAAGTCATAAAAACACCATTACGATAACTGGTATATTTTCCACATATTTCCAGCTCTATTTTATTAGGTCTGCTAActacttttacttttttgaaAAACCTGActgtattgatttgttttagtgATTACAGTTAgaaattttattattattttattagatgATGCCATAAATTTCCTGAGCTAAGTTATCTCAAAGTCCACGTTTATTACTTTGTCCCCTTTAAAGCAAGCTTAAACTCAGATCTGTTGTTCATTATTATGTTCTCGGTTGCGTCGACCCTCACGATAAAATCAAATGCAAAAGGGTATGAAGAGCAGctggtgtgtctctgtctcctcagaAATTCCCGTTCCATCTTTGAAAGCAATGGAACAATGGTTGGATGTGTTCCCTGGTGAGAGTGTGAGGTTAAGCTGTGGGATGGACAAAGGACCTGACTGGATTTACACCTGGtacagagatggagagatgatCCAGGCCATTAATGCTATGTATTTTAGCTTGAATGGGCCTACTCTTACTATCAAGTCTGCCTCAGCAGAGCATGCAGGACAATATAGCTGTAAGGGAGACCTAAGAGACAGGtctgtcagcagcagctttaGTCTTGGACGTGGTCTCACAGTATATGGTGAGTCTTATTTTTTTCAAGATATCAAAAGcatcaaaacatttattcatatatattacTGTAACTTCATATTTCTAACATACTGGGGTTTAGGCAGGCTGGGTGCAATGCATGGATTGATGATTCAAGCATAACTTGCttttttctgctgcagaatttaGGAAACTAATGGTGTGCTCATTTACCTTTAGATTCAAAACCAACAGTCACATTGATTCAGGATCCAGACTACAAGTTGATGTTCCTTGGGGAGTCAGTCGCCTTTATTTGCCACATTGACGTCTCCTCTGGGTGGGAGTACCTGTGGTACAAAGACGGAGAAGCACTTAGCATATCTGGaaacaagtaccggtatgtgATTACCAGCGTCGGAACAACAAATCAGGGGTCATATAAATGCCAGGCAAGGAGAGGAACAAATCAAGACATTTTCTTAGCCACTAGTCAGGCAAAATACCTGGAAGTTCAAGGTAAGTTTCTGTGAGCCTTCTAGAACTATTAAAAAATGCAGTATTCAGTTGTGTGAATCTCTGTTTACTTGTGATCCCATCATCTGCTTTAAACGACATGTTTCTTCTTCAATTATATTTCCCTGTGCGTACAGAAAACAAGCCTAAGCCTTCAATTGCTCAACAGCCAGATGTTGACCAGGTGTATGTTGGCGAGTCGGTGACGATGAATTGTAAAGTTCAGCTGTCATCTGGTTGGGAGTATGTGTGGCGCAAGGATGGAACACAACTCTTAACCAACAGCAGCAAGATATCTATTGATGCTGCCTATTCAACAGACAGCGGTACTTATGAATGCATGGCCAGAAGAAACAAGAACATTTACAACACGACAACCAGCGATGGAAGGATCTTGTACATATCTGGTGAGTCACTGGAAGCTGTTTGGAGTTGACTGTTGAGTCTTATTTAGAGACCTCAATGCATGCAGGCCTCAACTGTGACTATGGATTTCATGATATGGTAAAagtcagacacagagagaggaggtcTTTTAGGATTGTGTATCTAAATTTCCATTTAGAAATTCCTGTCCCGTCTATAATGCCACTGACACAATGGATGGACGTGTTTCCCACGGAGAGCGTGGAGATGCACTGCGGGATGAGCAGCATCTCGGAATGGACATATACATGGTACAAAGATGGACAGAAGGTCCAGGCTAGTGAAGCTGTGTCTTTTGACTTGGATGCAACAACTCTTTCCATCCATGCTGCGTCAGCCTTTCACCTCGGGAAATACAGCTGCTCGGGGAAACTGAAGAGCAGGTCCGTCACCAGCGACTTCAGTCCTGGATTACTGCTTGATGTTTATGGTGAGATTTTCAGAATAGTTTTTGCATATTAATGCCTGCAGATTTAATTTAGTTTAGATTTTAAAAGCTTTGCAtacaatgttttttcttttcttgtttttttttccactcataCAACACATTTGACAATGCAATAATTGCTGATGTTTTAGAGCTAGGCTTCTTGTTGCTTGACCTATAAGGGAGTGGAATTGGCCTCTTCTCACTCTCAATGTGATTGAAAGCAAATACATTTCTTACAAACTACTCAGAGATAATTTCTCACTCTGGTCAAGAGTTTCAACatatcaaaataataatttaaaccaTTTGCTTAAAGGCCAGCTCCTCTTTTATCTTTGTGGCTGTGCATTGTAGTGCACATACGTTAAAAACATTATAATGGTGCTATATTAATAGAAATAATATTGAATCTCCCCTCAGGTTCAAAACCCAGAGTCACACTGGTGCAGGAGCCCAGTCACAATGTGATGCACACTGGAGATTCAATGTCATTCAGCTGCCACATTAATATCTCTTCTGGATGGGAGTACCTGTGGTACAAAGATGACAGTCCACTTGCTGAATCTGGAGACAACCATACCATCACTTCCCTTTTGACAAAAGACTCTGGATCATATAtatgcaaaacaaaaagagggAGGAGTACATTATTCCAGAGTCAAACTGTAAGACTCGACATTGAAGGTATATTATTAGAGATTTCCCATCAAACACTTTTCTGCATGTGCATTTGTTGAACGTCTATCCCAGTGCTGATGTTGTGCCTGCAGAACGTCCACAGGCTGATGTAGTCCTGATGACTGGCTGGTCAGAGGCCTTTTCCACTGATAGCTTGGTGCTCAAATGTCATGTGCCTGAAGGCCAATACTCGTGGAACTACACATGGTAATAACACGAGTTTTACCCTGTGTATTCAGAAGTACTATTTGATGGTCTTTATGACAATGTGAAAATCATGCAGGTTCAAAGAGGACCGGCCAATGGATCTACCGCCTTCTGAGAAATATACAGTGACACCACAGAATGATCCCGACCAGAGCCTGTACACCTGCCAAGGCAACCGCCATGGAAGGCCGTCCTATTCAAAAACCAGCGAACAATTCAAGACCAAGAATCTCCGTGAGTGTACCTCATTTCTGGAATTTTTGAGTTGTTGTCCTGCAAACTTTCTGCCCTACTTTGAGTCtccctgtttttctttctggtcTGTAGTTTTGAAGAGGAGGGTGCTTCTTTCCATCTCTGGTTGTATCTTCTTCGGCATCATTGTCGTCTTCATCGGATGCATTTTCCTCAGAGTCATCCGCAAGCCAGGTTTTGTTTTCGATTTTGGAACTTCCAAGCATTCATAAAGGAGATAGGGTCAATATTATCAGTAGTAAGCACCTGTTTgctaacatatttttttttagaaagttATTTTTGCTGCTCAATATATTTAATCTCAGATTAAACCAACCTAATCATCACTGGGCTGTCCTGTTATCACTTCTTATCATACAGCTAAGCGGGAATTTAAACCAGAAGAAGCGGAGCTGTTCCTCAGCATGGATCAGATAAAGGGCCTGGACGGTACGTTAACACCCTTCATGACTCCTCGCCTTCTGGTTGCCATTTCCTGATATGCTGCAGATGCAACCccgctgtttgtgtgttgaatTGTGAAACTAAACCCACAAATGTGAAATTTTTTTAGCCTGATTTTCATAATCTAGTGCCGCTCTGTTAAAAgttctgtcctccctccctcccgcaGACCCGCCCTGCCCGCTGTTTCAGTTCATCACTGATGCAGAACTGAATTCTTCCTCTCAAGGTAACCTGACATGAGTGTAGAAGAGTTTAGAACGAGTTTACTCTCCGAGAATTTCTCATGTCTTGTCTTGCttttcaacaaaacaaaacacaaaatcctGCAGAAGGCGAGGAGAACGGTCTGACTGACAATGCGACAACACCGTTGCCAATAGCGACGCAGGAGGACCAAGGTAATAACGTCACCTGACAGGCATTTCCCCCACTAAAGCACTTTAGAGACATCCTGCTCATTTATCATTAGCTGTGTTTCTACATCTTCccctttgtgtctttgtagcTCAGACAACGGAGAGCCATGGCGCAACGGAAAACGGTGGCCTTGTTTCATTCAAGCAATGAATCACATAAAGCTGCTTTTAGTTTcacacagaaaatgtcaaaactgCCCAAACAGCATAGCATCACTGGGGAGAGCGAGCTACTCTTGTCCAGCTGTCCTTGGAGCTAAATGGTCAGTCAAATAAATGTGCtaagattttttttgtgtgtgaatctTTCAATTCTCAGAACAAACACCAGATGTCAGTAGAGTGACCAAAGCTTATTTAATAGGATCACATAGCTCAGATATTAAAGGTACAGCCAGGCAGTTGGATATTGTATAATGTATTTATCTACTGTGCTGCACAAATAACACAAATCTCCTGTCACCTAATGaaattgtcaaaataaaaattaaaactaTGAAAGGTTGCCATCATGCAACCTTTCGTAGTGAAAGCTGCATCATCTGGTGTGTGCAAAAAAGGCACATTTAACCCATTGGAAGCTCAATAATGGCATGATTGTGGTTCAGTCATTAGAGCTCGCACCCGCGTCATAAGAGCCTGCAACAGGAAGGAGACGGTGATTAACCAGACAGGCTTTCAGATTAAAACATTTCTACTGACCCACAGGAATCATAGCTGATACTTACGGACTCTACTTGAGGATATCAGCCAGTTTCTCCATGTAGAAATTGTAGTTATCCTGACAATCTTCCCAGGGTGTGAAGCTCTCGCCCTCCTTCTCCACGTACGTTTCCCAAACGTGCGCAAAGTCAGATGGCTTCATCATCTGCAGTTTACAGCCGGCGCTCGCCAGAGTCCGGAGCCCTTCCGCCACCTCCGGCTCTTCCCAGTCAAACAGACGGGAGCAGAGGATGCAGAGACGGACCTTTGTGCGCTGCTTGAGGATGGTGGCCAACTTGGTGGCACAAGACACGCATGGACTGGATGACACAAACCATGTGACTTCATACTCTTGGGAAGCATTGGGCAGGACCTGGAATGGACAGAGCGGGGATTTATGATGGCTCAGAGGACAAAAGCCATCATGGCATTACTTAAAACGTAAGTCATAAGAGAAATGCTTGTGAGCTAATGGAAATGATCCTGTGGGGGTTTTCACATGGGGGAACATGACACACCAGTATagaaagcattcattcattcattcattttccaaccgctttgtccgttatcgggttgcggaccaagctggagcctatctcagcagtcaatgggcgagaggcggggtacaccctggacaagccgccagttcatcgcagggcaacacagagacagacaatcagccacactcacacctacgggcaatttagtgtcaccaatccacctaaactgcatgtctttggtagtgggaggaagccggagaacccggagagaacccacgcagacaaggggagaacgtgcaaactcctcacagaaaggccgcaagtcggattcgaacccgcgacctccttgctTTGAGGCAACACTGTGCCACCGGGCCGCATAGTATAGAAAGCAAGACTCTTTATTGCCTGTAGGAAGAAAGCCTCTTCAGCATGAGCTGTGGCATGTTCATCCTCCATATAGCCTTTCAGTTGATccgtgctgccacctggtgtttccACTCTGAAACACAGCAGCGTCTTGTTCCTCCCTGATGAATACTCCACATTCCGGAACTGAAACTTGAAGTAGAATGGGCTCATCTGTTCCCTGGTGAAGAGTGAAACGGAGTCTCCATGAATCTGTTATTATCTGttacatatgtatatatattttagtttagCGACTCATCCCTTTTTCTTTACTTCCTGCCTATAGAGTCAGACAGAGGCAATCATTCGTCTATGTCTCTATGATATGACTGtgatatacaaaaaaataaaaagacagaaaccaTTTCTGCTTCAAGGTGAATGAATTAAAGAGCTGCACGTCTGAGTGTATCACTTTAGTGCGTGAATTAAATCGTACCCACCCTGTGACAATCTCAAATGGTGGCAGCTCGAGGGGCTGAAACTCCCCGCTTCCTTCGCTGGCTTTTGCCTCTGCTCCCGTTGCTCCTCCACTTTCCTCAGGCTTCTTCTCACCCGGCTTTGGTTGCTCTGGGCTCTTCTCTGGCTTCTTCACCGGTTTCTCAGCCTTTTTCAGATTTTTGTCATTACCCTTCCCCTTTTCTTTGTCCTTCtcatcatttgttttgttttccactttcttctctttcttcttaaCGTTGAACCGGTTGTTTCGGTCGGCCATGATTTTGTACAAGTGTGGGAGAGTGTTAGATATAgagtggggagagagagggagggagttcAGCGTTAAGTGGAGTGATAATAACCCTTGTGCCTTTACTGAAATAGACCCTATTGTGTGCTATATTTGGAGTCACAGAATACACATGTCTGGCTACAGGAGGGTTAGGAAGCTCAACTCTCAGCCCTCTCTTTCCATGCCCTGGTTGGCCAAGGAAGAACCCAAAAGTGAGTACTTCTGTGTCCTAAGAAGAAATGAGAGCAACGCCGGTCTCTTACAAACTTCACCGTTACCAAATTGAGAAAGAAAATCGTTGTAGTCTTTGTAGAACTTTCAACTACAAACACAAATTTGAGGAAGGTCCTTAATCCCTGAGACTTCAACTGCCACCAAGCCAGCTGCAGGCAGGTTATTAATAACAATacttggctgtgtgtgtgtgtgtgtgtgtgtgtagtaacCAGGGCTCACTTGACACTAAACACCATTTATGTTTGCTCCAACTCTAGTATCCTGAACCCCATTGGGTCCCGGGGATTAGTACAGCTAAAGGGCACCCAAAGTAAGGGGGTTTTAGGTAGCGGTACAGCAGAGACAAATATAAACACTGTCTAAGAGAGTATTAACTGTTAATGGTGGTCTCTGTGAGCAATCAGTCTATGAAACCACCCTGCATCAGTAGCCTTCTGCAAAggcagtggggggagggggaacATTGCTTTTGCAAAAGTGCATTTATTGTTCTGTGCATACACATTACACGGCTTTCTGCACATCAGCGGTAATATCCTGAGGCACAGAGAAGCGGGCAGCCCAATTACAATTTACTTCCCTCCTTCACTCTCAGTTGCTGCCAAGTAATTCATTTCAGAGGCAATTACCATTAGGACTGCAAGCCCAGCCTGCTGGCCGAACCTATATGGATGAGCTGTCACAGCAAGGAAGGAGAGCGGGCAGGGGAGACGCTTCAAGCATCTCAACTTACACTCACCAACAGCAACAAGCACAAACAACGgcgacaacaaaacaacaacgcacactcacacacacacacatggggaTGAGCTAGCGCCTGTTTTAGAGATTTAACACAATTACACATCCAGGGATAATTATGACCTACGAGATCAATGATATGTCAAACATGTAAAGTACACTTCTAATGGAATAGCTTCTGTGGGTCTGTACCCTGGCGTAGCACCAGAGATCATGAACATGGCGTGCTATATTGTTTCATTGCATTTCGTGTTGAGTATATTATTGTCAAGGTTTATGAGGGGGGAAAAGGATTAAGAAGGatgtggctgctgctttcctGCTGACGCCGATTTAACTGGAATGGAATTACATGCAATGACCACGCCTCCCTTGTCAGCCTAGCCAGGAAGCATCATCGTCCCTGAACAAAGGTAAACCCACACTGCAACATTCAGTTCCTACTTCAATACTGAGGCCTGCAAAGTGGATTTAAAACACTCCGGTGAGCTCAGACAAGTCAAAGGCTTCATCCACACATCAGCAAATACTTTTAAAAGCTATTCTAATTCATGAAGGGTCAGCAGCAGAACTGGACATGAAATTaggacagagaaaaaaacagttaaagaaaatgaaattgaaCTGACCTCCACTCAAAAGGAGTATAGGATGGGTTATTGAAGTAGATTAGATATATGAAGCAGATTTGAGTGTTTCTCCATTGCCAAAAataacatgcatgcatgcgtgaacacacacactcacatctgcATATTGCACGCAGCTGTGCATTTGGAAGCAAAACGCATTTATTATGATGTCCCACCAATAAGGCGCACACACATATTGGAGAGAGaagaaacagaacaatgacGTCTTCCTTCAAATACAGCATAGAATGAAATCATTGCACAACTTACAAGGTTATTGGACAGCAgtgaaaatcaatcaaaatgcTGCAGCATGGAGTAATTGACCATTTGGTTCATGTAAGTGTGTCCCTGTTGGCTGAAGGAGACACAAAGCTGTCCTTAGGGGTCAAACGACAGAGGGTGGGGACTTTGATCAATAAGTGACTTATTTACTGCAAGTATAAAGCCTTCAGTTTctgtttggatttaaaaaatgcttGAGTCTCGGGTTTAAGTCCATAATAATCGGTAGTTGGCTTTGAGGTAGATGAGTGTCTCCAGGTTCTTTGGTAAGACGTGGCCTCTCTCTGGCCGCAGGCAGCGCCCCGCAGTGGTGAAAATGCTCTCTACCACAGTGCCACAAGCAGGTATGGTGAACGCCCTCTTGGCCACCTGGGCGAGCAGAGGAAAGTCAATGGCCTTACGGTACCAGTAATGCAAAGCCTCCTCATCTGTGGGTTCCTCTCGCAGGTAGATGGCCAACTCCTGCTCCAAGCTCTTAGCCTGTGTCGTGGGTCTCTGCTTGATGAAAGAGAACAGTTTGCAGGGCCGAGTAAGAGAGGAGACCGGCGACGGAGCTGCTGTGGGAGGAGTCTGTGTTTGAGGGTGTAGGTCTGT is a genomic window of Brachionichthys hirsutus isolate HB-005 chromosome 2, CSIRO-AGI_Bhir_v1, whole genome shotgun sequence containing:
- the apobec2b gene encoding C->U-editing enzyme APOBEC-2b, which translates into the protein MADRNNRFNVKKKEKKVENKTNDEKDKEKGKGNDKNLKKAEKPVKKPEKSPEQPKPGEKKPEESGGATGAEAKASEGSGEFQPLELPPFEIVTGEQMSPFYFKFQFRNVEYSSGRNKTLLCFRVETPGGSTDQLKGYMEDEHATAHAEEAFFLQVLPNASQEYEVTWFVSSSPCVSCATKLATILKQRTKVRLCILCSRLFDWEEPEVAEGLRTLASAGCKLQMMKPSDFAHVWETYVEKEGESFTPWEDCQDNYNFYMEKLADILK
- the LOC137907848 gene encoding carcinoembryonic antigen-related cell adhesion molecule 5-like, with product MYMDVFPSEKVEFICSITGSSHWTFSWSRDGQEVQDSDPNVSLSAEGSMLKLTAATPTYSGSYNYPPKPSLRLLTPWTDVFENETVGFSCDVESSDWTVTWYLDEVEVSEDDSLMINPEESSLNITAITEAYQGTYVCRAQLESRSVVMPSNTLGIAVYENVPKPTVTVAPGINPMYFGETVNFTCNVDVASGWTYQWYKDGEWLPQSSKANSVHLGPSTGGGYACSATRGEVTSTEISEEIRQDAIEIPVPSLKAMEQWLDVFPGESVRLSCGMDKGPDWIYTWYRDGEMIQAINAMYFSLNGPTLTIKSASAEHAGQYSCKGDLRDRSVSSSFSLGRGLTVYDSKPTVTLIQDPDYKLMFLGESVAFICHIDVSSGWEYLWYKDGEALSISGNKYRYVITSVGTTNQGSYKCQARRGTNQDIFLATSQAKYLEVQENKPKPSIAQQPDVDQVYVGESVTMNCKVQLSSGWEYVWRKDGTQLLTNSSKISIDAAYSTDSGTYECMARRNKNIYNTTTSDGRILYISEIPVPSIMPLTQWMDVFPTESVEMHCGMSSISEWTYTWYKDGQKVQASEAVSFDLDATTLSIHAASAFHLGKYSCSGKLKSRSVTSDFSPGLLLDVYGSKPRVTLVQEPSHNVMHTGDSMSFSCHINISSGWEYLWYKDDSPLAESGDNHTITSLLTKDSGSYICKTKRGRSTLFQSQTVRLDIEERPQADVVLMTGWSEAFSTDSLVLKCHVPEGQYSWNYTWFKEDRPMDLPPSEKYTVTPQNDPDQSLYTCQGNRHGRPSYSKTSEQFKTKNLLLKRRVLLSISGCIFFGIIVVFIGCIFLRVIRKPAKREFKPEEAELFLSMDQIKGLDDPPCPLFQFITDAELNSSSQEGEENGLTDNATTPLPIATQEDQAQTTESHGATENGGLVSFKQ